CCTCCTCCTTCCTCCGGTACGAGCTGGAACTCGGGTACCAGCCGCCCGCCGGCGCCGAGAAGATCGGCCGGCTGGCCCTGCTGCACGAAAGCCTCGGCTACATCCGCAAGGGCGACGCTCCCGCCCGCCTGCGCTTCCCCCACAGCAAGCCCCGGTTCCGGGACCCGATGATCAGGAGCAAGCGGTACGGCACCTCCTTCATCTCGACCTCCCTGGAGGCCGGCGACCCGATCATCCGGATCCACCAGGACGGGGGCAGTCGCGGCCAGCCCCGGCCCGCCGCCGCCTCCCGGGCGCGCGCCACCGTGGTCTCGACCGTCACCTCCAGCGACGACCCGACCATCCTGGCCGCCCGACGGGAGATGCAGTCCTGGCGGCGACTCGCCCTTGAGCCTTCGGCCCTGCGGAGCTCCGACCAGTACACGGATCCGCGCTCCATCGGCTCCAACGGGCTTCACCTTCCCGGTGCGCTGTTCCGTATCGCCCTGCACGGCCCGGCGGAGGAGCAGGATCCGGCCCGGGTGTACGCGCGGGTCGCCGGGCGCCTGTCCGACCTCTCGGGTCTCCAGGTGCGCACCCTGGACGTCCAGGAGGACGACGTACGGGAGCTCCTCACCATCCGCCTGCACGAGATCGACGGCATGATCCTTCCCGCCCGGAGCCTGTCCGAGGGCACCCTTCGCTTCCTCGCGCTCTGCGTGCTGCTCGAAGACCCCGAAGTACGCGGGCTGGTCTGCATGGAGGAGCCGGAGAACGGGATCCATCCCGCCAACCTCCCCGCCATGGTCGAACTGGTCCGGGACCTCGCCGTGGACGCGGACGAGGGGCCCGGGCCGGAGAACCCCTTCCGGCAGGTGCTGATCAACACCCACTCCCCCGGAGTCGTCCAACTCGTGGACCCTGCGGACCTGCTGTTCGCCGACACCTCCGCCGTCAGAGGCCCGGACGGAAAGATCACCCGTCGGCTGCGACTGCGACCGCTCGCCGGCACCTGGCGGGCGCGGGAGTCCGCGGAGTACGTGACGAAGGGGGACATCCTGCCGTACCTGGAGACTCCCCCAGGCGCCCAGCTCACCATCGCGGGGAGCTTCGCGTGACACTGCGTGTTCTCTTCCTGGGCGAAGGCTCCAGCGACGAGGGGCTGGTGCCGCACATCGAGAGGATCGCAGCGGAACTCGACGTGCCCGTCGCGGTCAGTTCGCCCGCCCTCGACTGGATCACTCCGGCGGTCGGCCACAGCGTGGCTGACAAGTTGCGGGCGGTCCGAGGACTCAGTGACTCGTACGACCTGGCCGTCCTGCAGCGTGATGCCGATCGCGGTCCGGACCAGGACAGACGGGACGAGATCGCCGCCGCCGTGCGCGCCGAGTGGCCCGGACTCGCTCACATGCCGGTCGTTCCGGTCCGGATGCTGGAGGCGTGGCTGCTCCTGGACGAGCAGTCGATCCGGCAGGTGGCCGGCAATCCGAACGGGCGGATGGGCCTGCAACTGCCCCGCCCGTCGACGGTCGAGCGGATCCCCGACCCCAAACAGCAGTTGAAGGACACCCTGGCGGTGGCGAGCGGAGCCAAGGGGCGCCGCCTGGCCGAACTCCAGAAGCGATTCCCCCGCAATCGCCACCGGCTCTTCGAACTGCTCGACCAGAACGGGCCGGTGGGCCAGGTTCCGTCCTGGTGCCGGTTCGTCGCCGATCTCACCGACGCTCTCACGAACCGGCCGTAGCACCAACCCTCCACGGGGACGGGCTGCCTCCGACCCCCTGGCCGGGGCGGGCCAGGGGCCACCGGGCCCGGCGCCACCCGCGTTCGCGGTCAGCCGGGTATTCCCTGGTGCTTGCGGTGGCGACCGGGCCGGGGCCGGGCGGCGGGGACGGCGGTCTCGGGAGCGCGGGTCTCGGGGCCGAAATGGCCCGCCTGGCGGGCGATCCAGGCGTACTCGCTGCTGCCGTCGGGGAGTCGGCGCAGCTCCCAGCGGCCGTGGCGGGTGATCGGGGGCGGCGGGGCGGCCGGGGATTCGTCGGGGTACGGGGCGCGCAGCGTCGCGAGGACGCCGAGGGCCACCGTGACGAGTGCGAGCGCCAGGAGGGTGACCAGGGCCGCACCGATCAGGAAACTGGCCGTCCCGCTCCTCATCGGTGCAGCCGGATGACGCGGGTGCCGAGATGGGCGGCGAGGGCCTGGAGGAGTTCCTCGGCCTGGTCGCGGGTGAGCGGGAGGGCGAGCTGCTCACCGGGCCCCAGGCTGATGTCGAGATCGACGGCGCAGCGGAGTTGGACGGCCGCGTCCGGAACGCGCTCGACGGTCAGGTAGGGCACGGTGGTTCGGGCCACCTGCGGCCCCTGCGGCACCAGCGGGATCAGGACCCCCATGGTCCACCTCGGTCCGCGCGGCGGGGAGGGACAGGGCGGTGTCGGTCGGTCATGCGGCGGCATCCAGCTCGAACCAGATGCACTTGCCGGCCTTCCGGGGCGCGGCGCCGAAGCGGTGGGTGAGGCTGCGGACCAGGTGGAGGCCCCGGCCGGACAGCTCGTACGGGTCGGAACAGGGCCGCTCCTCGGGGAGTTCCGGGCTGTCGTCGGAGACGGAGACCCGCAGGGTGCGGTCGGCCAGCACGACCACCACCACGACCGGGGCCGGACTGCCCCCGTGCTTCCAGGCGTTGACGTACAGCTCGCAGAGGGCGAGGTCGGCGTCCTGGACCGCGTCGGGCGGCCACCCGGCCAGGGTCATCGCCTCCCGAAGTTCCTCGCGGGCGGCCGACCAGTCGGGCGGCTCGGGCGACCGGGGCGGCAGTGGCGGTTCGGGCAAGTTTCGGGCACGCATGGGAGACCTCCGTGCGGAATGGGGTGAGGTACGCGTCGGCGGGTTCGTCACCGTGAGCCAGGCCGGACATGGCTGCTCTTCGGTGCGGGCAGCAGGCGCCTACTGCCATGGGATCAAGCGTTACTGACGATCCGTCTGATCAACCAAAATGACCGTATCGCACGTTCATGGTAAATTTTCCATGGATCGGAGATGTTCCCCCGTTCGTGGTAATTCCGCCTCAGATGGACCGCCGTCCGGCCAACGCGGCAGACTGGGGCCACCCTTGCCCCGGAAGGAACCCATGGCCCGGACGAACCCCACACTCCGTCAGCGCAGGCTGGGCTCGGAGCTGCGAAGGATGCGCGAGCAGGCAGGCTTCGGAGGCAGTCAGCTCGGCCGCGCCGTCGGGATGAACCCCGCCCAGGTGACACAGATGGAGTCGGGGAAGATCGGCATCAGCGTGGAGCGTCTGCGGACGATCGCCGCAACGTGC
The sequence above is a segment of the Kitasatospora sp. NBC_00240 genome. Coding sequences within it:
- a CDS encoding AAA family ATPase, with protein sequence MLTRLEVDGFKNLLDLAVELGPFTCIAGANGTGKSNVFDAIQFLSLLADRSLMEAAQEVRGTHGERHGDARDLFWNGYASGGHRMRFAAEMIVAPEPTEDDFGRLSEPPTSSFLRYELELGYQPPAGAEKIGRLALLHESLGYIRKGDAPARLRFPHSKPRFRDPMIRSKRYGTSFISTSLEAGDPIIRIHQDGGSRGQPRPAAASRARATVVSTVTSSDDPTILAARREMQSWRRLALEPSALRSSDQYTDPRSIGSNGLHLPGALFRIALHGPAEEQDPARVYARVAGRLSDLSGLQVRTLDVQEDDVRELLTIRLHEIDGMILPARSLSEGTLRFLALCVLLEDPEVRGLVCMEEPENGIHPANLPAMVELVRDLAVDADEGPGPENPFRQVLINTHSPGVVQLVDPADLLFADTSAVRGPDGKITRRLRLRPLAGTWRARESAEYVTKGDILPYLETPPGAQLTIAGSFA
- a CDS encoding ATP-binding protein, which codes for MRARNLPEPPLPPRSPEPPDWSAAREELREAMTLAGWPPDAVQDADLALCELYVNAWKHGGSPAPVVVVVVLADRTLRVSVSDDSPELPEERPCSDPYELSGRGLHLVRSLTHRFGAAPRKAGKCIWFELDAAA